The Sus scrofa isolate TJ Tabasco breed Duroc chromosome 4, Sscrofa11.1, whole genome shotgun sequence genomic sequence cctttttaaatttgtctCAGTTCCCAATGCCGTGATGTAACATGTGCAACCCTGAACTAGTCTCTTCCTTCTCTGAGGTTGTTTTTGCAAAGTGGCATGTCCCTTTCCCTAAGCAAGACTTGACTAAAATGAAGAAGGGTGTTGGGGAAGTAATGTAGCCTCCTATGAATCAATGGCCTTGAACCTGATCTCTCTGGTCCACTAATATTCCCTCAGTCACCCCCTAAGGAAGTCAATGTCCATGTAAGTTAACTACTGTAACATGTACAACAATTGTCACTACAAGGCATCAGTCACTTGATTGGCACAAACTACACTGTATATGAAATGTAAGTGCGTCAAGTGTGTCTGGTCTAAGCTAACTCAACCTgcagtgaacttttttttcttcttgctttttagggctgcacttgcagcataaggaagttcccaggcttggggtcaaatcagagctgaagctaccagcctacaccaccagcccaagcaacatgggatccgagctgcaacctaGACCataactcaaggcaacaccagatccttaacccactgagcaaggccaaggatcaaacccacatcttcatggatactagtcagtcattactactgtgccacaacaaaaactccatggactgactttttttttttttttttttgctttttagggccgcatttgtggcatatggaggttcccaggctgggggtcagatcagagctacagctgccagcctatgccacagctgtaccaacgtaggatctgagccacatctgcgacctacaccacagctcacagcaacaccagatccttaatctaatgagcaaggccaggaatcaaacctacaacctcatggttccatggAGTGACTTTTAATAGATACTTTTTCTGCAAAGAATGACTCTTATTTTCATCAGACTCCAGAAAAATATTTGGACATAAATAAAACTGCAGTAAGTTCTTAGTTAAGTGAGCAGGAGGCTAGGAATTATCACCAATACCTATGTACCTTGAATATAAAATCTCTTTCttctggacttcagtttcctcacagcttagcaaaaaaaaaaaaaaaaagcatttatcagGTGACAGACACCTTTCCTAGGTAATCCTCAGTTTTAGCCAGttttggaggagaaaaaataCTGCCTAAGGTTAACGGCTAACCACAGCAACTATTTATTCATTGCTGATTATCTCCTAAGCACCGGTGGCACAGCtagaagcagcaggaggaggatTAAACCCCAGGTCTGTCTGAGTCCAAAGGTAAagcccttctgcctggaatgaaTATTCTGCTGTCTTTAGAAAACGGACCTGCCCACTGCTAACAGAGATGGGTTCTCTGAGCACAATCCACGTCACACTTTCCAGGAGAGGGGGGGTGGTCAGGGACCCTGGGTAGGTCCAGTAGTCCAAGCTTCCGGGGAGGAGGTCACGAGGGTCAAAGCCAGTGAATTCCACACTCTTACCCTGGAACAAGGCAAACACATGGGTTAAAAACGTCACATGACCAGAGTAGGCAGGaggccagagaaacagaaataatctCCTCCAATAGCCagaatacttttaattttttttttttttttttttttttagggcctcacccgccccgcggcatatggaggttcccaggctaggggtcaaatcggagctacagctgctggccacagccacagccacagccatgccagatccaagccgcatctgcaacctacagcacagctcatagcaatgccggatccttaacccactgtgcgaggccagggatcgaacctgcagcttaatggtccctagtcagattcatttccgctgtgtcacaacaggaacgccttaattttttttaacttttttaaaaagagaagttccATGTTCACCAGAAATAGAATAATAAGCAATTAACAGAAGACATTTGACATACAAATTAGATATGTAAGGGAACCTGTTAATTTCACGTGTCCATTTTCTCATCTAGTCCTCTCAAATAattccttatatttttaattaactgaTCATAGCCAGTATTTACAGTCAAACCACTGCCACTGAAATGATGCAATTTTAGGTCACAGTAACATAAAATATAGTATCTTTGATGAGGAGGTAGTTGTCTTCATATTCCATTTGATGGCTGGGTCAGAACTGAAGACCTGCATTTAGTTTTGGACAACAGGCTTttaaggcaacaaaagcaaaagagttACCAGAAGTAACGAAGTTGCCACAAAGTGAAAACTGTCATGTGAGACTAGTTAAAGGGAACTCAAGATAATTAGCTTGGGGTAGGTGAAAGGCTGACAGAGGATCACATGGAAGAAAGATTAgggtattctctcttttttttttttgagatataattgacatattaatTTTAGGAATACAGTGTAATTACTTAGGATTTGAATACCCACAATATGTCTAGTCAACATTTGTCAACAcatatacagaattttttttcttatgattaagaacttttaaatctactctcttggcaactttcaaacATACAACACAGTGTCATTAAGTAtggccactatgctgtacattgcATCCCCAAGACTGACTTACTTTATAACTGGAAAGACTTATTTCCTTTATAACTGGAAATACCTTTTGACCCCTTCCACCTGTCTGGCCCACTCCCACTTCCAATCTTTCTCTTCATCCTTGAGctggttttgtttatttagattccacataagagttcgtatgctatttgtctttctgtatctgaCATCTCATTTAGCCTGATGCCCTCAAGATCCAGTCATATCGccacaaatggcatgatttcattcttttttatggcttaattcATTGTGTGTGTAATCCgccttttcttcattcattcactatgGGATGCTTACGCTgttcctatcttggctattgtaaataattttgcaatgaatatgggggtgtatatatctttttaaattcatgttcAGATTAAATTTGGATCAGATTTATTCTATATGAACCAAAGGGCTCAAGCTCAGGGTAAAAGTGAGTATTTCAGAAGATATTTCAGAAGACAGATGCTGCTTCAATTTCAGGATGAGCTTTATAAAGTCAGGTTGCCACTGGCAATGGTAGAATTTAAGCAGATGCTCCATGACCTCCACAACTGTGCTGGAGAGAGGATTTAAACATGAATTCAAAGAGGTCATAGAATACAAATTTCCACGAAGCAGGAGCTTATTCTCCGTGTTCACCATTGTATTTCCTAGATTAACAAAGTGACTGGCATGCAGTAAGTACTTAACAAATATCAGCCGtatgaatgagtaaataatttGACCAGATGATCTTTCAGTCTCCTTGCAATCATGAGATTCTCTGACTCTTGCATACGGATGTCCAAATGATGGGAAGCAAGATTCAATAAATACAAGCCTTTAAAATTATACAAGCATTAAGATCAACTTTTGGATAAATATAAGTAAACATATAAGcaacattttccctttgttaACTGCTCATCTAAGCACCACACATAAAACCAAGACTACTCAACTTAcacaaaagaattttcaaaaattagtgGAGTATGGTACCAGAAACAATAGATACCTTATTGAGGTGGCAAAAACTTCAACTGTACCTTTGTTTTAATGGAATCCAGAACATCAACGATTTTCTGGAGGCCTGGCTGAGCATTGCCAATctatagaaagaaacaaaggacaaGATAGTGTATTCCAGTTGGCACTTCACCAGTTTTGATTTGGGCAGCTCTACAGTAAAATTTCTCCAAATTGTGAACCAAAACCCATTGGTTGCTACATGACACCCATCAGTCTTAGTTTGGTTACACTGGCACCACAAACTTTCCTACTTTCATTGACAACATCCTTCTGCCTCTGGAAAAGGAGGGAAGCGGGCAGGGCACAACCTCTAAAAGAATGACATACCCATTGAGGACATGATATAAACTGCTTAGAACCAACAAGGCCCAAGACAGTGAAAGGTTTGACCTCCAGTGGACCCTGAGCTCATTATACACTCACTGTAATACATTAGCAGTGAAATGATATGCCCACAGTTGCCATGGCAGTTCTCCAAGGCCAACAATAAAAGTCCAAAAAGTGGGTGCTGGCCCAGTTCCTGGaaatccctgccccttccccaaaaAGTTGGAATAACTCCCTCTCATTAGCCTCTGAAATTACCCAGCCCCATAAAAACTCGCCTTTTGGGACTTTTACCTTCTGAGATGACCCACACTTTGTCTATCTCTCTCAATAAGTCtgcttcttacctatcactttgcctctcgctgaattccttctgcactgagacataaAGCATCTGAACTTCAGTAAATCCTGGGACCaagtgtgtgattttaattaaaaaaacagtgggttcaaatcccaatctgAGTCTTGGCTGGGTTAGAGTCCTAgtacatgggttcaagtcccaatctgagccGTGGGGTTTCACCTTCACGCCTACAGTTCCCCTGAAACTACCCTGTCAAACGTCACCAGTGACCTCCAATGCCCAAAACAAAGATCACCATTCAAGTACTTACCTTGATCTTCATACAGGATTTTGCACAATTATCTTCCCTCCTTTGTAAAATTCTCCCCTCTTATGGCTTTCCTTCTACCCTCCAGCCTCTAAAATATCCCTTAACTCTTGAATAcctttttagttatttaattagCATCTTTCCTTACAGTTTGTAGTTCCTTAGGGTTGCTTGTGCAGCAGCTCTATCCTCTCCCTCTTCATGCTTTCCTTGGATGATTTCACAAATAGTTGTACCTTCCACCTTGACAAATGATTTCTGGACCCATGACTCTCCAGCCCAGACCTTTTTCCACTGGGTTTACAGGTGCCCAGAGGGCAACTTAACCTGTATGTCCTGCTTTTGTTGCCTGAATTCTTCAATATGGGGTTGCTGTCCTTCACTCCAAAACCTGGTCTTAATTTAGCATTGCCTATCAAGGAATAGTGCTCTCTAGCTTAagcttgaattaaaaaaaaaaaaaaatactagttttCATCCAAAGTATACCTCTTTCTCATTTCATAATTCAGCTGTATACATGGTTCACATTTACATCTAAATGGTACCCCCTGGACTTGTCTTTTTGACCTCCATGTCTACTGCTACTAGCGGatatggaaggaaaataaacatgaaaatacttCAGAGCCAAAGGCATTTCCTAGGCTCTATGTTGAATGTCTTGTTTGTTAGGAATGTTCTGTCCCCTTAACCTTTCTtgaaaacagggggaaaaaaagaattaggccATCAACCAACCttcaaaaaaacacccaaaacagCCAGTCCATCAGGCTGTTGTGCAGCTTCTCCAAAGTCCTTGTATTTGGTGTTCCAATGAACCAAGTGTAGCTAAAGCAGGAGACAAAACCACAAACAAATGATTTACATGATAAAAGCCTACAGAGCTATCTAAGGCTCTTTTCTTTGTAGCTAGAGGttaccaaagaaaaggaaaaaagtggatAAGTTTaaatctaaacttaaaaaaatattctaattatcCACCACTTGGCAGGGTAGCAAGTGATTTCATTGACTCTAAGACAATATGCGACTCTAAGAGTTGCATATTTTTGAGGGAAGACACaaggtttatttctagatttaCATTAAAACAGGATCCTCCGGTTCGAATTCATTAACTTTGTACAAACGGTGTCCAAAGAAGTTGTAGAGAAAGTTTTGTAGTCTTAATCGTAATATCACAAACAAAGGTTGTAAGAAGCAAATGTGAAGATCCTTTGTAAAAGAAGTGGTTTGCTTGGTCTGAGTTTACAAAATGAAGCttttgaaagaacaaaaaaaaaaaaaaaaaggtcttaccTCTGcagcatatttctttttatccacAGTATGCTCAGAACCTTGCCCATCAGATGAACCCCAGTGAAAGTGAAACTGAATCAATCTGTAAGTGCCAGCAAGAGGTCCACCTTccagcactaaaaataaaaaatatatatgtttacacaTAAACACATGCACATGAAACACACACTACTGAACATGACATGATTTAATCACATTTTATAGGACTAAATGTTGCCTAAAGCAACATTTTCACTCTGTGAAAATTAAATCCAGAACTCAGGTTTAGTTGACAGCACTGAACAaatgatttcatgtttttttcccttcacttgTGCTGACTGAGGGATGGATACTTTTCCCATCTGTTTTCTGAGCACAGTGATACTTGTCTCCTGGCTTTGTTTTGAAATCACAGGTCCAGGTTCAGAGAGAGGAAATTTTCAGGGGAACTATTAATTCCAATGTGAATCAGTGAGGAAGTGCCTGCAGCAGCTTGCTACTGCTGGTCTGCTGTACACCCCTGCAAGCACAGTCCAAGGACTGACCTTCAGCTGGCTCTACTGACCTCTGATATCAGTTTTTATATATCAAAACTTATGAAATAATAAGCATACTCTTGATCTTCAGGGTATATAATCAATTTTCCTTGCACAGGCTTCCCAAATTCTTTAGAATTTGGATGGTCGCAGCTACTAATTATCTTTATAGCCTCAAAATGTTCTCTTTAGACTCTCTgacctttattttctcatctgtaaaatgcataCATTCAATTATTTACTCTTCACTAAGAATCAATTGATCATCCTTGAGATGCAGTGCATAgtgttttctaaaaattctaactttcaggagttcccattgttgtgcagtggaagcgaatctgactagtcatcatgaggttgtaggtttgatccctggcttcactcagtgggttaaggatccagcgttgccatgagctgtggtgtaggttgcagatgcagctgcattgtagcacaggccggcagctgcagctctgattcgacccctagcctgggaatctccatgtgctgtgcctgcagccctaaaaagcataaaatacataaataaataaataaataaaaataaaaattctaacttTCATAACTATCCCATGATTCTATTGTTCTGGTATGAATGTAACTTTGTTACAGTAAAAACCATACTAGGAATCACATTCTTAGACTACAGTCTATCTGTAGATGATTAATAAGCTGTCTTAAGAGGGGATTAAAATAGTAAGAAATCACTGTTTCCCCTAACCCTCACCAGAAGCCTCTTACCTAACTTACATGTACTAATGGGATTTAACgaatatatttaaaagcttttacaaTTAGTTTAATTCTActacttcaattttatttctctagACTGGGATTAGATTATCTGttgctataaatttattttatcagcTTTTGTTTATAATTCTAGAAAGTAATGAGCCCAAACTTACTGTGCTTTGTAAAACCAAGGGACGAAGTCTGTACAATAAAGTCTGTTCGCTCAGCTTCACCTAAATATGCTTAGATGGTAGCAACACTCATTCATCTattcaaagaaaagataaagctGGCTGGAGGATATTTAGGGGGTTGGGCCTTTCTGTGGCTCCTGATATAACCTCTAGCTGCCAGCTCTGTCTTACAATAGgccaggagaagaaaagaattaaaacgAAGAGAGAGAACAAGTTAAAACGAAGAGAGAGAACAAATTACAGATCTACTAAGAAACCTGAATTTGGATGTATTCTGAAAATTACATCTCTTGAAACTTAAAAACAACTTATtataaaagtacttttaaaaaatctgataggGAAAGAATTACCCATATACCCCCAAATAGACTTTTTCCAAAAGGAAGGAATTTTCATGATGATATAtccttaaaacaaaagaatatatgtttaCAAAGTGAATTGATACCAAAACTAATTCCTTTATAACTACTTTTTTAAACTGGCTGATCATAAAAACCATTTGTAACATCACTTATTCAGCCAAGTGGTAGAATtagttaaataaaatcatattaagcatctgAGGTAACTGatcttattttagaaatgatttgGAATTAGGCAAGAGTATATGAGCTTTTATCAAACAAGCCTTGCTAATACtaagaaagaaagtgagagagagagagagagagagagagaaaggaagaaagaaagaaggaaagaaagaaatgctctgGATTCAATGATGAAACACATTCACTGCTAATCTATTATTCCCAGATACCTGTTTGAGCtcccattaaaataaaactatgttgCTATGTAGATTAGAAGCCCATTATAACTAGGAAAGGTTATTGAATTGTTAGTTTAACTGCCACAAAAAAAAGCAGCATTTCTGGTCTTCTTCAACTAACTGGTTATTTCTCGCAAATTTTTATCATGGAGTTTAGTCAGTGAAATCCCTCAAAACATTGTTATAATAATAAATTGCCATAAACTCTAATAACGATagcattcatctttttatttgagaaataGGAAAGACCAGGTTAAAGACAGGGAGTTTGCACTATATGGTAGATCTActtaatttgttcatttcatgCTACTTTCTAAactatcccaggagttcccgtcgtggcacagtggttaacaaatctgactaggaaccatgaggtttcggg encodes the following:
- the LOC100154873 gene encoding carbonic anhydrase 2, translating into MSHHWGYDKHNGPEHWHKDFPIAKGDRQSPVDINTSTAVHDPALKPLSLCYEQATSQRIVNNGHSFNVEFDSSQDKGVLEGGPLAGTYRLIQFHFHWGSSDGQGSEHTVDKKKYAAELHLVHWNTKYKDFGEAAQQPDGLAVLGVFLKIGNAQPGLQKIVDVLDSIKTKGKSVEFTGFDPRDLLPGSLDYWTYPGSLTTPPLLESVTWIVLREPISVSSGQMMKFRTLNFNKEGEPEHPMVDNWRPTQPLKNRQIRASFQ